A genome region from Cucurbita pepo subsp. pepo cultivar mu-cu-16 chromosome LG02, ASM280686v2, whole genome shotgun sequence includes the following:
- the LOC111787689 gene encoding protein IMPAIRED IN BABA-INDUCED STERILITY 1-like gives MGCVNTKHAVSVTPAFDHSGVFRDNESTAIGNSGRSRLGFGEIDKGSKPKSKTRTKGSSDFNGVASEFGESGRASSNGGGNDTLSFRIGNFNKYMESEQVAAGWPAWLCAVAGEAIQGWVPLRSDAYEKLEKIGQGTYSTVFRARELETGRIVALKKVRFDNFEPESVRFMAREIMILRRLDHPNIIKLEGLITSRLSCSIYLVFEYMDHDITGLLSCPDITFSESQIKCYMKQLLSGLEHCHSRGVMHRDIKGSNLLVNNEGVLKVADFGLANFCNSGHRQPLTSRVVTLWYRPPELLLGSTDYNASVDLWSVGCVFAELLVGKPILQGRTEVEQLHKIFKLCGSPPDEYWKKSKLPHATLFKPQHPYNNCLRQTFKDYPSTTVNLLETLLSVEPYKRGVASSALTSEYFSTKPHACDPSSMPIYPPSKEIDAKQREESRRKKGSGRTRGLDSRRLTRKHLGISKLAPAEDLSVSARDLHKISINAQNLKEEKVIKGGEVKKVLNDKLQESMHVKNASQGDIPFSGPLQVSTSSGFAWARRRRDEASIRSHSRSISRGHVINGLDHSAILHSRSNVDSKFHEKGDMLSISCSSSKGRESNERSKVVIRNQWGKFERPDSFDASDEYHSQDFSVALYLQDEMEAKRSNLSYQDQVDKVEYSGPLLSQSSRVDELLDRHERHIRQTVRRSWFQRGKN, from the exons ATGGGGTGTGTCAACACGAAGCATGCCGTGTCCGTTACGCCTGCATTCGATCACTCCGGTGTGTTTCGGGACAATGAATCCACGGCGATCGGCAACTCGGGTCGGAGCCGACTTGGGTTTGGGGAGATTGACAAGGGTTCGAAGCCGAAGTCCAAGACGAGGACGAAAGGGTCCAGTGACTTTAATGGGGTTGCGAGCGAGTTCGGTGAGTCGGGTCGAGCGAGTTCTAATGGCGGTGGGAATGATACTTTGAGCTTCCGAATCGGGAATTTTAATAAGTATATGGAAAGTGAGCAAGTGGCGGCGGGATGGCCTGCTTGGCTCTGCGCCGTCGCCGGTGAAGCCATTCAGGGCTGGGTTCCACTCCGCTCTGATGCCTATGAAAAATTGGAGAAG ATTGGACAAGGTACATATAGTACTGTATTCCGAGCACGTGAACTCGAGACAGGAAGGATAGTCGCTTTAAAGAAGGTCCGTTTCGATAATTTCGAGCCCGAAAGTGTTCGGTTTATGGCACGAGAGATCATGATTCTCCGCAGGCTTGATCACCCCAATATCATCAAATTGGAGGGCTTAATCACGTCTCGTTTATCATGTAGCATTTACCTTGTGTTCGAGTACATGGATCATGACATTACTGGACTCTTGTCTTGCCCCGACATCACTTTTAGTGAATCACAG ATTAAATGTTACATGAAACAATTGTTATCCGGGCTCGAGCATTGTCACTCACGTGGCGTAATGCATCGAGATATTAAAGGGTCTAATCTTCTAGTCAATAACGAAGGGGTATTGAAGGTGGCTGATTTTGGTTTGGCAAACTTCTGTAATTCGGGGCACCGACAACCTCTAACCAGTCGTGTTGTCACGCTATGGTATCGTCCTCCTGAACTTCTACTCGGCTCCACAGACTATAATGCATCTGTGGATCTTTGGAGCGTTGGCTGTGTTTTTGCAGAACTCCTTGTTGGGAAACCTATTCTTCAAGGAAGAACAGAG GTTGAACAGCTACACAAGATCTTCAAGCTTTGCGGCTCTCCTCCTGATGAATACTGGAAAAAATCTAAGCTTCCACATGCCACTTTGTTCAAACCACAACATCCTTACAATAATTGTTTACGGCAGACGTTCAAAGATTATCCTTCGACGACCGTGAACTTGTTAGAAACTCTTCTTTCTGTCGAACCATACAAGCGCGGAGTTGCATCCTCTGCTCTCACATCTGAG TATTTCAGTACAAAACCGCATGCATGTGATCCATCAAGCATGCCAATATATCCACCAAGCAAAGAGATTGATGCAAAACAAAGAGAGGAGTCTAGAAG GAAAAAAGGCAGTGGAAGAACCCGTGGATTAGATAGCAGACGGTTAACTCGAAAGCATCTCGGAATCAGTAAATTAGCACCAGCAGAG GACTTATCGGTTTCAGCTCGAGATTTGCATAAGATTAGTATTAATGCTCAAAATCTTAAAGAAGAGAAGGTTATCAAAGGTGGTGAGGTGAAAaaggttttaaatgataaattgCAAGAGTCTATGCATGTAAAGAATGCATCCCAAGGAGACATTCCTTTCTCTGGCCCCCTACAAGTTTCTACATCAAGTGGCTTTGCGTGGGCAAGACGACGAAGAGACGAAGCGTCTATTAGATCGCATTCGAGATCGATTTCACGAGGACACGTAATTAATGGGCTGGATCATTCTGCTATATTGCATTCAAGAAGCAATGTGGACTCTAAGTTTCATGAAAAGGGAGACATGTTGTCCATCAGCTGTTCAAGTTCGAAGGGACGTGAATCAAACGAGAGATCCAAGGTTGTGATACGGAATCAATGGGGCAAGTTTGAGCGTCCCGATTCGTTTGATGCTTCGGATGAGTACCATTCGCAGGATTTTTCAGTGGCACTTTACTTGCAAGATGAAATGGAAGCTAAGAGGAGTAATCTG AGTTATCAGGACCAAGTGGACAAAGTTGAATACTCTGGGCCCTTGTTATCTCAATCGAGCCGAGTGGATGAACTCCTAGACAGACACGAGAGGCACATCCGACAGACAGTTCGAAGATCGTGGTTCCAAAGAG GTAAAAATTGA